In Candidatus Bathyarchaeota archaeon, the sequence CTAGATACATGGGTTCTGATAGAACTTTATAAGAGAAATCCTTATGCCATAAACCTCATCGAAGCAGTAAAGAAAGGCTTGGAAGCTCATATCAGCCACATAACAATAGCTGAACTTGTAAATATCATAAATAGAGAGTATGGAGAGAGGGAAGCAAGAGTCCAGTACGTGCATCTCAAGAGGTTACCCTTAATCAAGGATGGGACGACAGAAGAAATATCCAGAGATGCGGGACTCTACAAGACCAAGTATCGATTCTCGTTAGCTGACTCGATAATCCTAGCCACTGCAATAGAGGTTAATGCTCAAGCACTTATCACTGGAGGGGATAAGCAGTATGAAGAAGAATGGAAGAACGTAACGGAGATCGAGGTTAAGAAATTACAAGATTACATGAAAACATTGAAAGATGAATAATCTTAACCTCACCTTAATCAGTAAACCTTGAATCAAAGCCTGTAAGAATAGGTTTAAAGTCAATCTCAACATATTGATATGTGATTGAGCTTGAGCGGAAATAAGAAGTCAAGAAACAGATTAAAGAATAATCTTTCGAAAATGTATAGGCATAGTGATGAAGTTACTACGTCTACAATCAATGAGTTCCTGGACAGGCTCGTCAAGATAGAGAAGCATGAGGATAAGATGATCACGTCTATGGTCAGGTTGATAGAATCGACGGAGAAACTCAATAGGCGGATTGAGGGACTCACCTGGATAATGCTGGTCTTGACTGCGATAACCTTCATAGTCTCAATACCGAATACGGTGGCAACGATCATGGGGATACCTAGAGTGAGCGACATCGTCAGTGTAGAGATCATCATTTTATCGATCATATTATCGGCAGCTATACCGATGCTTCTAATATTCCATCCGAGATGGCTTGTGGCCAAATGGTGGGGTAAACTGGAAGAGACAATTAAGGAAGGGTAGGCCCCACATCTATGCCTTTAGTGAGACAACCCATTCAAGACATCTACTTAAGACATAACTTGCCTCCATAATTCCAATGAACTGTTTCAGAGATCGTTGAAACATAGAATTTAATGTATGGAGGATACCTAAACTATGAAAGCATAAAGACATTTTATATAAACGTATCTTAAACAACACTATTGATACTGAATGATATGATAATTTTTGGCTGTGAATAAGAGTATTTGTCTTCAGTAGGTAACCTGAAATTAAACATTCATATGCCGATTCTATTTTCTATAGACTTTCTAATTTTAATGTTTCAATGTAGGGTCCTACTTTACTCACGAGGTCTTCATCTTCCGTTATTAAGGGTATTCCTTTTTCTTTGGCAAAGAATACGTAAGATGCATCGTAGAATGTAATCTTTAATGTTTCGGCTACATTCAATATTTTTTCTTCACAGCAACTCAATTCTACGAGATTCACTAAATTGAAGATCCTCTTAAACAGAACAATAAGCTGTCTAGTCTCTTCGAGACTGATCCTTTTATATAAATTATGTTCTTTCCAAAGTATATTTCCCAACTCGTATCTTGCCAGTTCTAGAGTATAGTTTCCAGCTATCGCTTCCACCCTACCTGACTTTACAGCACTAAATATCGCTGATGAGTCTAAGATATAGCTCATCTCGACTCCCTATCTTCCCTGATAGACTCAACGACTCTTTCAATCGTTATTTTATCGAGTGCAGGCTTCAGTTTCATTAGATCGTCTTTGATAGCTTCAAC encodes:
- a CDS encoding PIN domain-containing protein; protein product: MRVFLDTWVLIELYKRNPYAINLIEAVKKGLEAHISHITIAELVNIINREYGEREARVQYVHLKRLPLIKDGTTEEISRDAGLYKTKYRFSLADSIILATAIEVNAQALITGGDKQYEEEWKNVTEIEVKKLQDYMKTLKDE
- a CDS encoding type II toxin-antitoxin system VapC family toxin; amino-acid sequence: MSYILDSSAIFSAVKSGRVEAIAGNYTLELARYELGNILWKEHNLYKRISLEETRQLIVLFKRIFNLVNLVELSCCEEKILNVAETLKITFYDASYVFFAKEKGIPLITEDEDLVSKVGPYIETLKLESL